AAGGCTGAATGAGCTTGTAAAGCGGCGGTCGCTGGCTCGTGAAAGGGCTGTTTTCCGTTTGCAGCCCGCCTGTGTGCTGACATCCAACAGTGTTTTTATCGATGTGATAGGCTAATGTGCCTTGTCGGGTATCCGAGCCTGATCGTTTACCATATGCCGGGCAAGAGTGATTTACGATCGGCGGGATAATCAGGGAAGCGCTGGTGATACCAGGCATGGTGCGACATGGCGCGTGGCGCGAGGTTGGCTATGGTCCACAGTGCGAAGCTCAGCCCGGCCAGCGACCAGGTGGCCAGCGCCCATCCAAGCCAGATCAGGATCTCGCCGAAGTAATTGGGGCATGATATCCAGCGATATAATCCTCCATAAGGTATTCTATAACCGGTTTCTCCGGGCCTGCGCAGCCTGGCCAGCGTATAATCGGCGTGCCTGTTGATAACGAAACCCGAGATGAAAAGCGCGGCGCCTGCGATGAAGCGAGGATCGATCAGCCATTGATCGGGATAACCGCCGGACAGCGTGAAAATATAGTATCCGTTCAGCCAGGCATTCATCATATTGAAGAAAATGCCTGAAAATACGATTGAAAGAGGCATTTTATCATGGGAATTCTTCAAGCTGAAAGGGTATATAAAGGCACGATGTATGTAATGCGCTTCCCACATCAGCAGGAAGATCACCGATGGGATCGAGAGCGGCGCTTTCCCCAGTATGAAAGATGCGATAAATATCAACGGCGACCAGGCCTCCATGATCACCCAGGCGAGTTTGCTGTCAATTGAAGGCCCCCATCCGCTCTTAATGTGGCGGCCGTACGGTGCGGCGATGAAGGAAAGACTGACAAAAATAAGGGGACAAAGCACCAGCCAGGTGATCAACAGGATATTGTAGGTAGCGTCCGAAGTCATTCTAACGATGCCCTCGTCTCTTTATAAAGCCGTTGTCCATAAACCAGTTGATGGTATCCGACAGGGTTTCTTTGATAGGCCTCGGTTCATATCCGAGTTCACGCGTGGCTTTAGCGTGGTTAATGTTGCGGTTGCCGGCCAGGGCCTTTAAAGAAACGCTGGTAAAGAGCGGTCTGACCCCTGTCCAGCGGGATATTGCCGTCACAACAGGAGCGCAGGCCCCGGCCACCGGTACCGGGCATACCAGTGCAGGCGGCTTCCTACCTGCCATCTGAGATACAATAGTTGCTATTTCTCTCACCGATAGCCATGTGCCGGAGAGCAGATAATTCGAGCCCGCGGGTGCGGTCTGCTCAGCCTTGATGGCGCCCTCGGCCACGTCTCTGGCGTCCACCCAGTCGAAACCCCCTTCGAGCAGAACAGGGATTCTGCCTTCGGCCATCATGATCAGAGCCTGCCCGAAATGCGATGGCCTGTAATCATAAGGACCGATAACAGCGGTAGGATTAATTATCACCGCATCAAAGCCCGCGACGGCGGCCTGTCGTACCAGTCTCTCACCCGAAGCCTTGGAGAGGTCATACGGCGCAGACTTCGGCGATTCAACCAGTGGCCGAGTTTCATCGATCGGCACATCCAGAGGCTCGTTGCAGAGGGAGTGAATGGAGCTGAAATGTACAAGCCGTTTGACATCGTTGCGGCGGCAGGCTTCTATCACGTTGCGGGTACCTTCGATATTAACAGTACTGCATCGTACGCGGTCGCTCATCAATAGCGATATATATGCAGCCAGATGGTATACAATCGAAACGCCTTCAAATGCATGGATCATGGAATCCAGGTCACTGACATCGCCGTTGCGGCGCTCAACTTTAAGATCCTCCAGACCCAGCGTGCTGCTGTGCGCTATGATACGCACATTCCTTCCTCGGGCGATCAGAGAACGGACAAGATTTACGCCGACATGTCCGGAAGCTCCGGTTACAGCTGTAATCATATGTAAGGAAACAGGAAGTTAAACTTAAAGACTTCTGCAAGTTTAAATAGGCGGCAGTGCCATGTCAAATGTGTGTTCGCAGACGATATAACGGCTACTGCTGCGTGCGTTGATAAAGCGGTATTATATTGATATGATAAATGCCATGTCCAAGCCAGGTTCATTCACACTGGATGAGATATTTCATCCGAGCAGTGTGGCCATAGTCGGCGCTTCGCCTGACAATATCATGTCTTTCGCGGCATGGGCTGTCAGCTCGTTGAAAGAGGCCGGTTTTCCAGCCATTTACCCGGTAAATCCCAGACACAGCGAGGCCTTCGGGCTTACCTGCTATCCTTCCATCTCGGCTATACCCGGGCCGGTGGACCACGTCATAGTATGTATCCCCGCCGAAAAATCCATGGACGTCCTTGATGATTGCGCCGGAAAGGGCGTGATGTCGGTGCATTTTTTCACAGCCGGTTTCAGTGAAAGCGGCGACAGGAGCCGCGCCGAGCTGGAGAGGGATATGCTGCAGAAGGCGCGCGACGGCGGATTCCGCATCATCGGACCTAACTGCACCGGACTTTTCGTGCCCGAGGCCAGGTTGACCACGTCCAGCCGCATGCCGATGCAGCCGGGAGACATAGCATTCATGTCGCAAAGCGGCGGGCATTCCCAGGACATGCCGATGCACGCCGGATCCCGCGGCCTGCGCTTCAGCAAGGTCATCAGCTATGGAAATGCGCTGGATATCGGTGAATGTGAATTACTGGAATACTTCACAAGCGATACCGGGACGGATATAATAGCTATCTACATCGAAGGCGTGAGGGAGGGCAAACGTTTTCGACGTGTTCTCGAGAAGGCCTGCGCTAAGAAACCGGTGGTGGTCTATAAGGGAGGCACTACCGAAGCCGGACTGAGGACGGCCATGAGCCACACAGCCAGCATGACATCCTCTATAAAGGCGTTTCAAGCAATATGCCGCCAGGCCAACGCCATCCAGGTTGGCGATATACAGGAACTGATCGACGTCCTGGTGGCTCTGAGGTTCGCCCGTCCTTACCCGTCGGGCAAAGGCATTGCAGTTGTAGGTGTTGGAGGTGGGCCCAGCGTCGAGGCCGGCGATCACATGGAGGTTGTGGGGCTTGAACTGTCTGCGCTGTCTTCCGATGTGCAGGCTCAACTCAGGAGTTTACTGCCCAATGAGGGCGGTATCTTCACCAATCCGCTGGATGCCACCAATCTCGTCTATCCTGATGTGATCTATAATACGTTGAAAGTGATCGGATGTTCCCCTGGCATCGACATGATAATGTATCATATGGGATTCCATCCGGTAACCCGCTGGGGTGAGGGCATCTACTCCAGCGAATTTTTCCTGAAACCGGCTTCAGAGGCTTTACATAAATCGCATAAGGAGATCAACAGACCGGTGATAATGGCGCTGGGGCAGGCCTCGGATATGGTTGGAATGGAGGAGTTGCTCAAGGTGCAGGCCGCTTTCGTAAAAGAGGGATTGCCCGTGTTTCATTCTATTGAAAAGGCAGGGCTGGCCATGGCGAGGGTTGCGGCATGGTGGAGGAGATTTGCCCGGGATTAATCATTGTGCAGGAGGGGGATGATGACGATGCAGCCGCAGGACCACCTGGCCGGGCCGCTGACATGGCAGATCGAAGATCTTGGTAAGCGCATCAGATTGCTTGAGGAAACGATCACTCAGTTAAAAACTCTGGACACGACCCTTCATGAGATGCAGTTTATCATTTACAGCTACGTGGAGAAGATCAAGGAAGGCGTCGTGCTTATGCAGGATGAGATAATAGTGTGGGCCAATAAAGCGGGCTGCGATATACTGGGATATGAATTCGATGAAGTAGTAAATAAGTCCGTCATCGAGATAGCCCACCCCAAGTATCGCCAGCAGTTGTCGGCGCGTTTTGCATTGGTACAGGCCGGTGACGAGACATACGATGCAACACTGTGGCCTTTTGTCAGCAAAACCCGCGAGATCAAGTATATCAAGCCGTTCAGCACGCGTGTTATGTACATGGGACGGCCGGCTGTAATGGCTTTTTTCAGTGATATAACCGAGGAGAAGAAGGCGCAGGATGAGTTGACCCTGCGGGCTGAGATGCTCGACCAGGTGACGGACTCGATCTTTCTGCTGGATATGAAGGGCAATATTAAGTATGTCAATAAAGCTGTATGCGAATGCCTTGGCTATGCACCGGACGAGATCACGCAATTGAATATTCTGGATATTAATGCGCAGGAGCTGAGGGAAAAAGCCGAGATCCGTTTAAAAAAGACCGTAGTGCGCAAACTGGGAGCATTTAAGACCATACATATGCATAAGGATGGCACAAGAGTGCCGGTGTCCGTGCGGGTGCGCGTCATCAAGATAGGAGGGAGGGAGTATATTCTGGGAGGAGTTCGGGAGATCGTACGTGAGGAGGAATCGTTATAACAACTAACATATCCGGGGAAGTTCGAAAATGAAAGGCAAACTGGTGCATCCTTTGTGGACGCATCTGCCCGCATTGCTATTAATCCTTGTGGCGGTATACTTCACAATTAAAGCTCTCCCGCTACCTGACCCGGCCCCGGTGCGTTTTGATCTCAGCGGTCAGCCTAATACGTATGGCTCTCCCTGGATCAGCTCATCTCTGCTGCTGGGGCTATCGGTTGGATTTCTTATTCTTTCGTTATGGCTTGACGAGCTCTGGGCGCGCCAGGAAAAGAAGAAGACCTTCAACTGGATGTCGCTTTTCGATGAGTTTGCCATAGGGAGCATGTGCGGTGTGCAGATTGCCTATGTGAATATGCTCGCTTCCGCGCAAATGATTTTTTCTTTCCCCTGGATTGAAATGGTCGCGGCCTGCGGTCTGGGAACCGGCATGGCCGTAGTATTGGAGCTTATTCGCCCGTACCGGCATTATGAGAAGAAGCCGGCTATAGAGGACGTGAGCCGGGTTGCAGAGGAGATAACCCGGGTAGTACAGGCGGGGCAACCCGTATCGTACTGGGAATCGCAGAATCCGCCGTACGTGGGAGTGCTGATGGTGATCGTGCCGCTGATCATGATTGTGGCGGCTGTCTTTACCTGGGCATTGCTTCCCTGGCTATCGATTATACTGGGTTTGATTGCTCTGGCGATGATCGGAACCTACGGTGGTTTTCGCACACAGGTCACGCGGGATATGGTCACGGTCAGAATGGGCCTGCTGGGCATCAAGCTGCTGCAGTTAAAAACGGCGGATATTACCGGTGTGGAGGTGCATTCATTCTCGCCGCTGCAGGACTTCGGTGGTTACGGGATACGTTTTAACAGCGAGATGAAAGCCTACTATCTGCAGGGTGACCGCGGCGTCAAGATCACTGCCGGTGACGGTAAGAAATACCTCATAGGCTCCGACCGACCGGAGCACCTGGCTGCGGTGATAGACTTGGTCAGGGGATGAGCCCGGCCGGTTCAGACCTTAAACGAAGTAGCGCGGGATCATATAACGGACCTGCCGCAGTATGTTCGCGAAAAAGCCGATGCGTTTCTTTTTCTTATTCATAACATTCACCTGCTCTATTTCTCATATTTCTCGATAAGGTCAGCCGCGTTCATGGCCGAGGCTGTGACCACCGGTACGCCGCCGCCCGGATGGGTCGATGCGCCTACCAGGTAGAGCCCCTTGATGGACTTGGACTTTGCTGCTGGACGGAAGCAAATCGCATGAGGCACATCCTGCCTGAGCGCGTAGATGGCGCCCTCGGGAGAGAGCAGCCTTCTTTCAAAATCGGCCGGAGTTGAGAATTCCGCTACGCGGACGTGCTTCTCCAGGTCGGGTATATACCTCTCGGAGTAATAATTAATGATCCTCTGCAAGAGGTCTTTCTTCTCCGCCTCCCAGGTCGTGCCTTCCAGCTTATAGGGCCCCGGCCCCATGGTCAGGATAATGATGTTGTGTCCTTTGGGCGCCAGATCGGGATCGGATCGTGTAGTGCAGCTTATAATACCGAACTGCTGGGCCGGGTAACTTCCCTGCTCGTACTCATCCCACCAGTATTTGTTCATCTCCTCCATGGGGATGGTGGCCAGCGTGTGGTGCGATTCCAGCGGCGGGTCGTAATCAACCCCAAGGTAAACAGTCGGTGTCGACATCGAGTACTCGTAGCTTTTAACGCCTGTTCGGACTATAGAGGGCAGGTGTTCTTCACCGATCAGATCCAGGTACAGGTTCTTGGCGTTTATATCGGATATCACCAGATCGGCCGTGATCTCGCTGCCGTCGGCCAGGACGACCCCAATAGCGCGGCGGTCCCTGACCATGACCTTCTTTACCAGCGTATTCAGCCTGGTCGTCATGCCGAGCTTCTCGCCAACGCGTCTGAATGCCGCCGGTATGGCTACCATGCCTCCTTTGCTGTAGTAAATCCCTTCATGCTCCGAATAGGGTATCACGGCGTAAAGGCCGGGCAGGAGCTCCGGAGGCAGGCCCGCGTAAAAGCATTGATATGAAAGTGATTCCCGGATTTTCTCGCTCTTGAAGAACTTCTTCAATACTCCCTCGTAGTTGCCGTTGAAGAGAGGCATATATTTCAGCATGGTGGGAGTCTGCTGGAACATGCGGACGACATCGCCCAGCGTGTTGGCCGGTTTAACGAAGAACCCTTCCACCGCCGCGTCGTTGAACGCCTTCATATACTTGCAGAAGTCATACCACCCCTTGACATCCTCCGGGGCGACCTTAGCGATCTCCTGCGCCGATTCCTCGATAGACTTGGGATAGCGCATCCGGGAGCCGTCCTTGAAGATAATAGAGAAGATGAGGTGCGGAGGTATCAGCTCGACCTCCTGTGCCAGGGTGGTGCCCAGGCGCTGGAAGCACCAGTCCATCACCTGGATGTCTTCGATAAGGGAGGCGCCGAGGTCGAAATGGTACCCCTCCCGTTCGAAAGTGGAACAGCATCCCCCAACCCTTTCGCTCTGTTCAATCAGGAGAACCTTGCGACCCTGTTTGGCCATCAGAGCGGATACAGCCAGCCCCCCGATACCGGCGCCGATAACGATCACATTGTAATCAGACATACGATACCTCCCAACACTAATTAAATATTGATTGACCAGTCAATCCAAATTCGCAGCGGCTCAATTGTACAGTAGCCATGTTTTTTTTGTCCAGTTTACATCTGCTCTGATAAATCATTGCTACAATCGCAACGAGGCGACAGGTTTGAAGCATTGATTATTTGTGATAGCTCATTATAGCATTACGCCCGGGAAGCTGGGTGATATAATTGCAGTTAAGTTGCCAAACGGGTATAGGCAGAGTATATCTCGGAATACAGGACAGATTCTATAGTGGAAATCGTGACAGACGGGGTTATCCTGGATATTATCGTTCTGGAGGCTGATTGAGAGCAGATGTACGACTTCCTGAATAGGATCGTTATTATTACAGGCGCTTCCGGCGGTATAGGTACGGCACTGACAAAGGAGATGGACAGGAGAGGCGCAAATCTCGTTCTGGCTGATATTAATTTAAACGGCCTGAAATCGCTGGCCTCCGACCTGAAATCAGATCCTCTGATCGTTCAATGCGATATCACAGACAGGGCGGACGTAAAA
This genomic window from Dehalococcoidia bacterium contains:
- a CDS encoding CoA-binding protein, coding for MSKPGSFTLDEIFHPSSVAIVGASPDNIMSFAAWAVSSLKEAGFPAIYPVNPRHSEAFGLTCYPSISAIPGPVDHVIVCIPAEKSMDVLDDCAGKGVMSVHFFTAGFSESGDRSRAELERDMLQKARDGGFRIIGPNCTGLFVPEARLTTSSRMPMQPGDIAFMSQSGGHSQDMPMHAGSRGLRFSKVISYGNALDIGECELLEYFTSDTGTDIIAIYIEGVREGKRFRRVLEKACAKKPVVVYKGGTTEAGLRTAMSHTASMTSSIKAFQAICRQANAIQVGDIQELIDVLVALRFARPYPSGKGIAVVGVGGGPSVEAGDHMEVVGLELSALSSDVQAQLRSLLPNEGGIFTNPLDATNLVYPDVIYNTLKVIGCSPGIDMIMYHMGFHPVTRWGEGIYSSEFFLKPASEALHKSHKEINRPVIMALGQASDMVGMEELLKVQAAFVKEGLPVFHSIEKAGLAMARVAAWWRRFARD
- a CDS encoding DUF1648 domain-containing protein, with product MKGKLVHPLWTHLPALLLILVAVYFTIKALPLPDPAPVRFDLSGQPNTYGSPWISSSLLLGLSVGFLILSLWLDELWARQEKKKTFNWMSLFDEFAIGSMCGVQIAYVNMLASAQMIFSFPWIEMVAACGLGTGMAVVLELIRPYRHYEKKPAIEDVSRVAEEITRVVQAGQPVSYWESQNPPYVGVLMVIVPLIMIVAAVFTWALLPWLSIILGLIALAMIGTYGGFRTQVTRDMVTVRMGLLGIKLLQLKTADITGVEVHSFSPLQDFGGYGIRFNSEMKAYYLQGDRGVKITAGDGKKYLIGSDRPEHLAAVIDLVRG
- a CDS encoding DUF1295 domain-containing protein translates to MTSDATYNILLITWLVLCPLIFVSLSFIAAPYGRHIKSGWGPSIDSKLAWVIMEAWSPLIFIASFILGKAPLSIPSVIFLLMWEAHYIHRAFIYPFSLKNSHDKMPLSIVFSGIFFNMMNAWLNGYYIFTLSGGYPDQWLIDPRFIAGAALFISGFVINRHADYTLARLRRPGETGYRIPYGGLYRWISCPNYFGEILIWLGWALATWSLAGLSFALWTIANLAPRAMSHHAWYHQRFPDYPADRKSLLPGIW
- a CDS encoding NAD-dependent epimerase/dehydratase family protein; protein product: MITAVTGASGHVGVNLVRSLIARGRNVRIIAHSSTLGLEDLKVERRNGDVSDLDSMIHAFEGVSIVYHLAAYISLLMSDRVRCSTVNIEGTRNVIEACRRNDVKRLVHFSSIHSLCNEPLDVPIDETRPLVESPKSAPYDLSKASGERLVRQAAVAGFDAVIINPTAVIGPYDYRPSHFGQALIMMAEGRIPVLLEGGFDWVDARDVAEGAIKAEQTAPAGSNYLLSGTWLSVREIATIVSQMAGRKPPALVCPVPVAGACAPVVTAISRWTGVRPLFTSVSLKALAGNRNINHAKATRELGYEPRPIKETLSDTINWFMDNGFIKRRGHR
- a CDS encoding NAD(P)/FAD-dependent oxidoreductase, with the protein product MSDYNVIVIGAGIGGLAVSALMAKQGRKVLLIEQSERVGGCCSTFEREGYHFDLGASLIEDIQVMDWCFQRLGTTLAQEVELIPPHLIFSIIFKDGSRMRYPKSIEESAQEIAKVAPEDVKGWYDFCKYMKAFNDAAVEGFFVKPANTLGDVVRMFQQTPTMLKYMPLFNGNYEGVLKKFFKSEKIRESLSYQCFYAGLPPELLPGLYAVIPYSEHEGIYYSKGGMVAIPAAFRRVGEKLGMTTRLNTLVKKVMVRDRRAIGVVLADGSEITADLVISDINAKNLYLDLIGEEHLPSIVRTGVKSYEYSMSTPTVYLGVDYDPPLESHHTLATIPMEEMNKYWWDEYEQGSYPAQQFGIISCTTRSDPDLAPKGHNIIILTMGPGPYKLEGTTWEAEKKDLLQRIINYYSERYIPDLEKHVRVAEFSTPADFERRLLSPEGAIYALRQDVPHAICFRPAAKSKSIKGLYLVGASTHPGGGVPVVTASAMNAADLIEKYEK
- a CDS encoding PAS domain-containing protein gives rise to the protein MMTMQPQDHLAGPLTWQIEDLGKRIRLLEETITQLKTLDTTLHEMQFIIYSYVEKIKEGVVLMQDEIIVWANKAGCDILGYEFDEVVNKSVIEIAHPKYRQQLSARFALVQAGDETYDATLWPFVSKTREIKYIKPFSTRVMYMGRPAVMAFFSDITEEKKAQDELTLRAEMLDQVTDSIFLLDMKGNIKYVNKAVCECLGYAPDEITQLNILDINAQELREKAEIRLKKTVVRKLGAFKTIHMHKDGTRVPVSVRVRVIKIGGREYILGGVREIVREEESL